TCCGGAAGCCCAGTAGGTCGCCGCCAGCGCCAGTAGAATGATCACTGCCATTGCGGTCACAGACTGAACCGAGAATTTCATAGAGGCATCCCGGTACGCCGTGGTAGAATTCTCCGCAAGTACAGGCAGTTTGTCGTCCGGATCATAACCCGAATCATACTCTGCTATACCTGCTTCCACAAGAGAGGCATAATCGTTTACCCCTTCTTGTATCAGCGAGGCATAATCTCCATAATAGTTTTGGGCGGAAAACAGTGAGTTGGCGGTCAGCAGGAGACAAGCAGCCAGCAGTATGAGCCCGACGATCCCGGTTATCTTAAGCTGCAGGGTGTTTTTTTTCCTCAGTTCCCATTTTTTATTCATGCGTTTCCTCCCCGTACGTCAAACGATAGCCTAATCCCCTCTGGGACACGATATATCCTTCTGCACCCGCGGCGTCCAGTTTCTTACGAAGGGAATGGATGTGAAAGCGGAAGGAGTTGGAAAAAAGATCCGTCTCACTGTCCCATGCATGTTCGATCAGTTCCTCTGCGCGGATCATCCTGTCGTTATGGTGGAAGAGATATTCCAACAGTGCATACTCTTTCCTGGTCAGTTCTACTTGTTTTTCGCCGCAGTATACGCGCTTTGCGGCGGTGTCAAGCTTAAGGCATCCGCAGGAGAGCACACGGTTTCTTGTTGTAAAGTTCCTTCGCAGGAGACTGCGGATACGCGCTTCCAGTTCTTTGAACTCAAAAGGTTTTGTGAGGTAATCATTGCTCCCGCTGTCGAGGCCGTCTACCTTATCTTCCAGAGAATTCCGGGCTGAGAGAATGAGTACCCGGAATTCCTCATCCTCTTTGCGTATCTGCCGTAAAACGTCCATCCCGTCCAGTTTGGGCAGGTTCAGATCCAGAATCATAAGGTCATATTCATTCAGTCCGTAAAGGTATAATGCTTCCTCGCCGTCATAGGCGCGGTCCACCGCATAACCTAATATTTCCAGTCCTTTTGCGATTGTTCTGGAGAGCATTTCCTCGTCTTCCACTAATAATAATTTCATCTCTTTAAGCCTCCTGCTTCGTTATAAGTATGACGTTACCAGATCTGGATCCGCTCCTCAGGAGCGGTATACATGCCGTCTCCTTCGCTGATTCCATATGTGTCATAGAATTCCTGGAAGTTTGTGAGCACCAGATTGCACCGAAGTTTATTAGGCGCATGGGTATCTGTCTCTGTTGATTCGGCCAGCGTGCTGTAATCTGCCACTTTCACCCATTGATTTGCATAGCTTCTAAAGAACGCGTCATAATCCGGGTCCTTCATCTTGGAAAGAATCTCCAGCGTGCAGGCGATACCGCCGATGTCCGCAATATTTTCGCTCAGGTTTTCTCTGCCGTCTGCGCCGGCTCCCGGGACCACTTCCCTTCCGTTATAGAATTCTTCTGCCTTTTTGCACAGATTCTTAAAGTGGCTGTAGTCTTTTTTGTTCCACCAGTCGTTCAAATTCCCTCTGGAATCATATTGTGCCCCGCCGTCATCAAATATATGGGTGATCTCATGGGCGATCGTGCTGCCTATTGCGCCGAGATTCTGTTCAAAGGAAGCGTTCCTGTCATAGAATGGCGCCTGCAGAATTCCGGCAGGGAAGATGAGTGTGTTCGTATTGCGGTTTGCCGCCGCATTGACCATAAAAGCAGATAATGCGAATCTGCGCGGATCTGCGGGCTGGTTCAGTTCTTCCATCTGTCTCTTATGCTTAGCCGCCTCGCAGGCCGCCGCATTTTCAAAATAGGTTCCGCCTTCTTCTAAGCCCCTGATCCTGGCATTGCTGAATTCCCATTTATCAGGATAACCGATGAGCACGGTGAGAGAGTCCAGTTTTTTCAGCGCCTCTTTTTTTGTCTCGTCTGACATCCAGTCCAGCCGCGTAACCCGGTCCTTGAAAGTGTCGATCATCATGTGGACCATTTTCTCGATCTCTGCTTTTGAATCGGCATTAAAATACCGGTCGGTATATAACTTCCCGAGTTCTTCAGGGAGGTAGCTCTGTACAGCGGTATCGCCGGATTCCACACCTGTGTAGCCGAATTTTCCTGCCAGGTCTGAGCTGAGTAAAGAACTGAAGCCTTCAAGCAATGCTATCTTCTCTAAGGATTTGAACAGTTCCAGGTTTTTATCTTTAAACCATTTCGTATATTCTTCAAACTGCTTTTCATCAAATACGAGCATTTTCACATCTGACCGCAGTCCGATCGCTGATAAAAATACGCCGATTTCTGCGTGTGGCATCATTTTATCCAGACTTTCCGGCGTATAATATTTTTGTTCTTTGATCTCGCCGGAGTCATCCTGTTCGCTCATATGCGCCGCCAGACTTTTCTCAAATTTCATTATATTTTCGGCATGCCGCTCGGCGTCTTCCTTTTTTTCACCGACAGCTGTGAGCTTTTCTGTAAGCTCGTCCTTATGTTTCTTATACGCCTTCCCATCCGGATCGTCATATTCTTCTTCTGGCAGTTCGGATGCCGGCGTCATGAGCTGGAGGACCTTTACCGTACTGTCTGTTAAATCTGTCGTCGGGATACTTAAGAATAAACCGTTTGCATACATTCCCAGTTCATCCACGGCCCGGGCGATCGCCGCATTCAACTCTGAAAAAGAATCCGCTTTATCTACCGCATCCAGATATTTTTTCAAGGGTTTGATTCCTTCTTTGTCACGTGTTTCTCTATCCTCACAGGTTTCGTACAGATCTCGTATTTTCTGTTCTATACTTCCTTTTGCATACTCCTTCTTATTGTTTATGAGCTCCGTGATCAAGTCTTTCAGTTCTTTGTCAGTATTGGCGGAGACGGAGGCCGAACCTCCCGCAGATTCCTGTCCTTTTGGAATCGGGAGCGTATTTAACTGCTGCTGGTTGACAGAAGTATAAAAATCGTCTTTTAGATTATTTCCATAAAATGCGTAGAATCTCGCCGCGATCGCTGCGGCATCCTTTATGGAAGCGGTATCTTTTTTATCGCCGGCCTCCAGGTCAGAAGCGGCCAGCAGACCTTTTGACGCCATATTTTGAAGGGAGTCGCCGGCCCATTTCGGCACGTCTGACATATCCGGCGCCGAAGCTGCTGTCAGTTTGGCGTATGCTCCGGGTTCGGGGAGCTCTCCGAACGCCCTTGCGGCTAGCACCAGCATTTCAAGCCTTGTTGCTTTCTCGGAGGCTTTGAGTCCTTCCAGTATTTCCTCACGGTTCACAGAAGCATTATAACCGTCCGCTGCCTTCACAAAGTAGTCTGCAAGTTCCCCCACTGTGGCGCTCCTTTTTTTGGCGCTGCTTTTGGAGGCTTCTGACGCCGCGTTCTGTGATTGGCCGTTATCAGATGCCGGAGTACCGCAGCCCGCCAGCAGGGCCGCCGCTAGTGCGGCTGCCAGTATTTGTCTGAATTTCTTATATTTCATGATAATCTCCTTTTTCAGTTTCCGGTCTTGTATGTGTGACCGGTGTCTGAAGCCATCATAGCATCTGCTTTGTTAGATTATCGTTAGATTTATAAGGCATTTCTCTTTTTTGTATTTTATTGTAAGGCGGATAACGCGGCAGCTACCTTTATGATAAGTGCCTGACCGGTAAAAGTAAACTGAAAATATGTTGAAATAATAAGTTGATAAAAACGAATGGCTCCAGAGGAGGAAGCCGTAAAATCAGAAAAATACTGCCTGACGAAGGGGGGGAGTCAGGCAGTATTTTCCTATATACGAATACGGCTTTTTCAAGCCACGGAGATATGTAATTCTTCCAGCATTTTTTTAACGCCCGCGGTATCCATGTTCATTTCTGCGGCAAGATACGCGGTTTCTTCAGGTGTCAGATCATCGATACCGCGCTGCTTTACATTGACCTTCAGATATTCCCGGCGCATCTGTTCTAAATCTACCGGAATCGTCTTTATGTCGGCAGGGGAGGCGGGGATGATAATGTTGGTGCCGGGGATCTCTTCTTCGTGCGTTCCGATTCTTACGTCTACCCCATGGTCCTCCGCAAAAGTCAGCTGTGCTGTATGGGCTTTGCCGGCGCCGGTATATTCGGATTCTTCAACGACGATGATCTGGTCCTCCGGCATTTCCCTGGCAAGGCTGATCGCCGCGGCCAGTCCGGTGTTTCCGGCCGGGCCTCTCTGCAGTCCTTCCAGCTGGTTGAGAAGCTCAGTGGCATAGTATACCTCTCCCTGAGTGACGGTGTAGAATTCATCCATATATCTGAGCGGTCTGGCAGCGTTGAGCGGCACGTCTACGCTCTCCGGGTTGTAGAGTGACGGAAAGCCGTAGCCGGTGTGGCCTGTAGAAAATGATTTCCGGGCGAAGACTGCGTCATCATGGGAGTCGAGGTCGGCAAGGTTGACAGAGATACCTACGGTCTTTCCGGTGTATCCCGCTTTTTTGAGACCTCTTGCCGCGCCGGTAAAGTTGCCGCCGCCTGCGTGGGTGACGAGTACGACGTCAGGCTGCCGTCCGGTCAGCTTTACGGTCTGTTCCATTATTTCTACGCCTACGGTCTCAATTCCGGCGATGCTGAAAGGGAGATACAGCGATGCACTGAAGTATCCGAGGTCGTCGAGCAGCTTGAGAATGACGTATGTAAATACTTCCGGTCCGACGGTGTATTGCTGTACTTCAGCCCCGTATGCTTCACATGCCCGCCCTTTTTCAAGGGATTCCGGCTGGCCGTTTCCCGCATCGTCATAGACTTCCTGGCAGATAATAGCCTTCAGGCCGCGGCGCGCTGCCTGAGAGGCCACGGCTGCCCCGTAGTTGCCGCTCGTGGAGGCGATGACGCCCGGGTATCCTGCTCTCTTTGCTTCGTATACGGGCAGCAGCGCTCTGCGGTCTTTAAAGCTGCCGGTCGGATTGTTGGCTTCGTCTTTTAAGAAGATCCTGGCGCCTTTACCCGGCTCTGAGATCGAACGGACGAGGCGGTTGATATTGTTAAGTTCCACGAGCGGCGTATTACCGACATAGACCTCGGCGGCTATTTTGCGTATGTCGTCCATGGACAGCCCGACAATGTCCATAAATTTTTCATAGTCCCATGCAAGACGTCCGGTTTTGAACTCATCATAATTGATATTTACTGAATGAAACAGAATGTCCTTGTTTTTACCCGTGATTTCTTCTACTGCCTGATTACTCATTTTTATCCGCCTCCTTCATTAATCTTCTCACTTCATTTCCTGCGTGTATGAGAGCGGGCTGCTGCCGCCCGAAGCCGTGTTCGTACTGCGGCCATGCCTCGTACAGTGTTCCGCTTACCTGTCTTCCTATGAGTGTTTCTATCGTCACGTTGTCTCCTGCCTCTGCCGTGTCATCCAGCAGAAAACCGTTGATCCAGCATTTTAAAGGGACTTTTTTTGTGCTCTCGGGCAGTGAATCGAGTCTCTCGTCAGGGGTCAGGATGATCTGCATGATCCTCACCCAGTCATTTTTTTTCGCTGTCTGTTTCATATGTTTTTACTCCTTCCTTATCGGTTTCTGATATGGTTTTGATATCTTTACGTTTTATCACTGTCTTATAAAAGCCTACGGCCATAATGACAAGGCCGAGATAGCCAAGCAGCGGGTATACAGTGCCGACCAGCTTGCTGAACGGTACGAGCCCTGCGGCGAAGGCAATGCAGCCGGCTGCAAGTGTCAGGATCTTAAACTTGGACGTGCCGTCTTCTGCAAAACGGATGGAAAAGCCGTATAAGATGGGTACTGAAGTCGTATAGACGGCAAACAGCAGAATAAATGCGAAAATGCCGCCTATGACAGGGCTCATCTGGCGCGCCACTTCCAGGAACGGAACTTCCATGGCAGATACATCCACGATACGGGACAGTGTAGCAAGGACCATAAACAGGATAGCGACTCCGAGAAGGGATCCGCCGAGGATGCCTGATCTGCGGATCACTTTTCCATCTTTTTCGCTGTTTCCGATAGATGCCAGGGCAGGTACTGCCGGCAGGACACAGTAGGAGATGTAGATGAATACGGAAGACCACCAAAATGGCGTAGCCTTTGCGATCTCCAGATTCTGCATTCTGGCGCCTGCATCCGCAATGCCGCCGAAGTTCGTGCAGATCGTGCCGATAGATATGGCCAGGGTGGCAATGACAATGACCGGTGACAGAAAACCAAGTGCGTTTAAAGAGGAATTGAATCCGAGGATCACAGTTCCGACAGTGAGCACAGCGATGATGATCCGTCCGACCATAAGGTTGATCCCAAAGTATTGGTTCAGTGAAGCTCCGCCCCCGGCGATCATGATCGACAATACGCCGAATAAGAAGAAGACGAGTATCCAGTCAAACACGGCGCCGATTTTCGGGCCGCACAGATAAGTAAACACTTCTTTGTGCGAATTAGTGTGCAGTTTGTGGCCAAGTTCCATAAACATCGTCCCGTACCAGGCGAATAAGACGATGGCGATCAATGTGCCGATTATGCCTACATATCCGTAGCTGACGAAGAACTGCAGTGTCTCCTGCCCGCTGGCGTAGCCGGCTCCGATGATGGCGCCCACATACATGCCGGCATAGCGGATGCAGTTTATGATCCATTTGTTTGTATTGTGCTGTTTGTTTTCCATAGCTTCCCTCCTCTGTTGTACATTTGCATAGTCGCGGTCAAAACGTTTTGAATAGTATAAGGGTATACGATGAGGGAGAAAGGTGTCAAAATTTAGCCGGGATCTGTCTGAAATCACAAAATTGCACAGAAGCGGACCCGAAAACGTCTCAGCACAATATAAGTGGATTTATAAAAAAGCGGTTTTGACGAAAAAAGTATCTGAAAATAAAATTTAATGTATTGTTAATTTAAAAACAAAGAAGGAATATTGTGACGAATGAACTTTAATGTGATACTATTATGACATTAATAGACGATCTAAGAAGGGAGGAAGTTTAATGAATAAGAGTGAACTGGACAAAATGCTTGCGGAAAATCCGTTTCTCGTATTGAGTGACGTTATATACCAATCACTGTATAATGATATCATTCAGTTAAGGATGCCTCCGGATTCTCGATTGAATGAAAGTAAGATCGCAGAGGAGCTTGGAATCAGCCGGAGTCCGGTAAAAAGTGCGCTGTCCAGGCTTGAGAAAGACGGCCTGGTCTATAAGAGGAGCGGTAAGATGCTTGCAGTGTCATGGATGACGAAGGAGGACGGCTATAATCTATATGAGGCGCGCAGCGCGCTGGAGGGATTTGCCGCATCGCTTGCTGTTATCCGGATCACGTCAAAGCAGATGGAAGAGCTGGAACTTCTCACAAAGCAGTATGTTGCGGTATGCAATGGGAGCAACAGCGACCTGAATCCCAATGATTATGCTGAGATCGATCATAAGTTTCATTCCCTTATTGTGACGGCTTCATGTAATCCGTATATTCTGCGTATGTATAAGAGCCTGGAAGGATATCTTCTGCATTACAGGTACTGTCTGTTCTATTCACTTGGGCCGGAAAAGCTGCAGCGGATCCTGTTTCACGCGGGCAAACGGCATCAGGCTATTTTTAATGCATTTAAAATGGGATTTACCGATATTGTGAGGCATGAGGTGGAAGAGGATGTGCACAGCATGCTGAATGCATTTAACCAGTGGGATTAAAGAAGGCGGACAGCCTTCTTTTTTTGGCAGTGCCGCATATGTAGATTTCAGTTTTTTATGAAACAGTATTCCTCCTGCTCCAGGTTCTGCTATAATATGAGCAGGGAAGGAACGGAACGGCCTGGTTAAGGGGGAGCTGTTATGACCGCGTATCCTTACATGAGAATAAATAAAAAACAGGAGCACAGAGACCATTTTGACAAAAGACAGAGCATTTTACCGCAATTTCTTTTCTATATTTACAGCGCTTGTACTGCAGAATGTTATCACTCTGAGTGTGAATCTGGCAGATAATATTATGCTTGGCGCCTACAGTGAGACGGCGCTTTCAGGGGTGGCCGCGGTCAATCAGATCCAGTTTGTGTACCAGCAGGTTCTGATGGCGCTTGGGGACGGGCTTGTTATCTTCTGCAGCCAGTATTGGGGCAGAAGGCAGACAGGGCCGATGAAGATGATATCGGCTTCGGCCATGAGGACGGCACTTGTTATTGCGGCGCTGCTGTTTGCAGCAGTCAGCCTGAGACCGGGGCAGATTGTCGGACTCTTTACTACAGAACAGTCGATTATCGCGGAGGGAGTAAAATATCTTTACATTGTACGTTTTACATATATTTTCTTTGCGGTTACGGTCATCCTTCTGGCCACACTGCGCAGCGTGGAGGTTGTAAAGATAGCTTTATATCTGTCTGTCATGACTTTTTTTATCAACTGCAGTATTAATTATGTGTTTATCTACGGCCGCTTTGGCGCGCCGCAGCTTGGCGCAGCCGGGGCGGCCGTCGGGACGCTGACAGCCAGGATCGTGGAGTGCACGGTGCTGATTACATATATCGTGAAAAAGGAAAAGAATCTTCAGCTTACGATCAGAGGATATGTTCAGAGAGATCCGGTCCTGAGCATGGATTATTTTAAAGTTTGTCTTCCTATGGTAGCGGTACAGGGGCTGTGGGGGCTTAATACGGCGCTTCAGACTGTGATACTCGGGCATATGAGCGCGGCGGCCCTTGCGGCAAACAGTGTGGCATCCACAAGCTTTCTCATGGTGAAGTCGGCGGCGGCCGGAGCGTCGTCCGCGGCTTCTGTCGTCATTGGGAAAACAGTAGGGCTTGGAGATCTGGAGCTTGTGAAGCGGTACGCCGTCAGGCTCCAGAAGATATTTCTTGTCATTGGCGCGGCGTCTGCGGTACTGCTGTACTTTATAAGGATTCCGGTGCTGTCGCTCTACGATCTTTCACCGGCCGCCAAAGATATGGCAAATACATTTCTCATTATATTGAGTGTTGTCTGTGCGGGCATGTCCTATCAGATGCCGACAAATAACGGAATCATCCGGGGAGGGGGAAACGCTGTGTTCGTTGTTAAGATGGATCTGGTCAGCATATGGATGATCGTCATTCCGCTGTCCCTTTATATGGCCTTTGTGGTGAAAGCATCGCCGGCAGTCGTTGTGTGCTGTCTCAACGCGGACCAGATATTCAAGTGTGTGCCGGCGTATCTCGAATCTCATTACGGAAACTGGATCAAGAAGCTGACGAGGGAGTGACAGAAAGAACATGATACATGAGGTAAATGGCATACCAGTGACAATAGAATACAGGAAGGTAAAAAATATCAACCTTTACATAAAACCGCCGGACGGCAGGATACTCGTCACGGCGCCGAGGCAGATATCCACAAAAAGGATAATGGAATTTGTCAATTCCAAGGCCGGCTGGATCGAGCGGGCCCGCGGCCGTATGCTGCAGGCAGAGCAGAGGCAGCAGGAGGAGCGCGGTACCGGGGTGACACAGGAGCAGCTTGGCATTATGCTCAGAAATGTGGAAAAATATGTGGATAAATGGGAGCCGGTTATGGGCGTGCATGCTGCGGGCTGGACGCTGAGGGACATGAAGACAAGATGGGGGAGCTGCAGCGTGGACAGCGGGCGTATCCGCCTGAACAGGCGTCTTGCGCTCTATCCGGAGGCGTGCCTGGAATATGTCATAGTACATGAACTGTGCCATCTGCTGGAGCCGAGCCATAATAAGCGGTTTAAACAGCTGATGGACAGCTTTCTTCCGGACTGGAAAGAACGGAAAAAACAGTTGGGGACAGGGTAACACGTGGTTGGGGACGGGGAAAATTGAAATTTCCCCCGTCCCCAACCACGTGTTATCCTGTCCCCTTTAGCTTTTGTGTTTCAGGAGGAATACCCCGGTCAAGGCCAGCAGCAGTCCGCTGCCTGCCATGATCCACCTGATGTCGATCCAGTCCGCCATAGGGCCGAACAGGAGCATTCCTGCCGGCATCACTGCGGCGGAGATGATCTGGAAGACAGAGAAGACTCTTCCAAGTCTCTGTTCTTCCACTTCTTCCTGCAGCATAACTGTAGATGCAGTGGCAAGGGACGGCATGAAGACACCGGATATAAACATGACGGCCAGGTACATCCAGAAATACGGGCTGATGCCAAGCAGGGCAAAGGTAACTCCGAACCCGATATAGGATACTGCTATCACGAGCCATTTGTTTTTAAAACTGCCTTTCCAGGAGACATAGACGCCTCCCGCGAGTGAGCCGGCCGTCCATATGATCTCATTGGCGGACAGACGCCATACTTCACTGCCGAAAATCCGCTCAACGAGCAGCGGCGAGAGGAAGGCCGCGGGCGTGATGAGAAAAAAGGCAATTCCGTAAAATATAAGAATACGGGACACGACAGGATGTCCTGTCGTATAGGAGATGCCTTCCTTCAAATCGTGCCACATGGAAAGCACGCCTTCGGACTCTGGTTTTTTCACCTTCAAGAATGCCATGACGCAGATTGCCATTGCGGCTGTGATAACGTCGGCCATCATAGCCCAGACGATTCCGGCTGCTCCGAGGAGCGCGCCGCCGACCGCGGGTGAGACCATCATGAGCAGAGAGCTGCATGTCTGGTTTATCCCATTGATCCTCGTCAGCTTTTCCATCGGCACTATCTGCGGCAGAAGCGCGCCCACGGCAGGTGTCTGGACACCGGCGCCGACGGAGCGGATGGCGGAGACGACCATGAGCATAGGTAGAGAAGCCTTTCCTTCAAAAAACATAATGACAAGACCAAGAGTGGCCAATGCTATAAACCCATCCGCGCACATAATGAGATACTTGCGGTTATAGCGGTCCGCCCAAACACCGGCGAACAGTGATATAAAAAGCTGTGGCAGCAGACTGCACAGAATAGATGCCGTCATCCAGATCCCTGAGGAAGTTTCCAGCGTGATATACCATGTAATCGCGTAACTTACGATAGAGGAGCCGAACAAACTGATATTCTGGCTCACGAGAAACAAAATACTTTTTTTCTTCCAGTCTTTCATATTAACCTCATTTCTTTTATTAAAAAACAGACAAATGTCCCGGAGGATATCTGCCTGCTGCATGTTCAACATAAATGGGTACGTAAAAATAAGACTTCCCTTTCCGTCAAGGGGACTCTGCCGCATCTCCATTCACACAAAATAAGCATCAGAAAAAATCCCCTTATGGGACTACATTTCTTAACGGCTTATCTTAAATGAATGGAAAACATAAACGTACCTCCTGCTCATATGAATTGTCTACTAAAATAGCATATATGCAATGAGTTTGTCAATATGATATTACAATTTAAAAGGACCCGTGAAATATATTTCAGGGTCCTTTTGATTGTATAATCTAGAGATTGGATTAGGAACTACAAAATCGGGGTCAACTAATTATTTTGTATCCTAGGTACAATATATCATGTAATAAAATGATTTAAAATAGTCTCAGAATACATAAAATCAATAAATGATTGTGCTTGAAGCACAAAGAAAGTATAATTTAAGGTAATACAGGAAAAGAGGGAACGGATATGGCAGTAGAATTAGAAGATTTATATGCGGAAATTAAGCCGCAGTATGATATAAAATTACACACGTCAGGCTGTTTCCGCAGGATGATAGACTGGATCCATATGGTGGAGGAAGTAAGCTTCGTGTCGCTGCTTCACGGGGATGAGCTTGTATTTAACTCCGGACTGCACTATACGTCCGAAGAGTGGCTTATACAGTTTATAAAAGAGCTGGATAAGGTACACGCAGGCGGACTGATCATCGCGCTGGACGAGGGACATATGTTTGCAAAGGAGACGGTAGCATACTGCAACAGCATACGCTTTCCCCTGTTTTCAGCCACCATGGCATCGCCGTTTATTGATATCATGCGGATGTTTTCGGCTATTTTACTGCGCAACGAGCAGCGGGATACGAATTTGATAGCAGCACTGAAAAATGCGGTATTTTATCCGGAAAATGAAGAGTCTTATACAAGCCACCTGGAACGGAATGGATTCTTCCGAAACATGAGCTATCTGATCGTCATGCTCAGCTGCCACACGTACGATACCGAAAATGGAAACGAGAGGCTTTCAAATCTTCATAAGTCGCTGAACCATGCGCTGAAAAGCGGAATTGTATACGAGGAAAAGGGAAGGCTGATCATATTATTTGCCGGGTACGACCGGAAAAGAATAAGAGAAAAAATGGAAGCATTATGCCGGAAGGACCACAATATTTATGTCGGGATCGGCTCCCAGGAGGAAGACATGCAGCATATATCCAAGTCGTACCACAATGCATACACGGCATACCAGCTTACAAAGACCGCAATCAACAAAAACTTCCTCGTATATGAAGAGCTGGGTGTATACAAAATACTGGCAGATGTAAATGATACGGAAATATATCCGTCCTTCGTACAGGAGACACTCGGAGCTTTACTCGCATACGACGCAGATAACGGGACAGAGTACACAAAGGTGCTGGAGGCATTCTTTGAAAATGAATGCAGTATACTGAACACATCCAGA
This is a stretch of genomic DNA from [Clostridium] hylemonae DSM 15053. It encodes these proteins:
- a CDS encoding response regulator transcription factor, which gives rise to MKLLLVEDEEMLSRTIAKGLEILGYAVDRAYDGEEALYLYGLNEYDLMILDLNLPKLDGMDVLRQIRKEDEEFRVLILSARNSLEDKVDGLDSGSNDYLTKPFEFKELEARIRSLLRRNFTTRNRVLSCGCLKLDTAAKRVYCGEKQVELTRKEYALLEYLFHHNDRMIRAEELIEHAWDSETDLFSNSFRFHIHSLRKKLDAAGAEGYIVSQRGLGYRLTYGEETHE
- a CDS encoding M13 family metallopeptidase, with protein sequence MKYKKFRQILAAALAAALLAGCGTPASDNGQSQNAASEASKSSAKKRSATVGELADYFVKAADGYNASVNREEILEGLKASEKATRLEMLVLAARAFGELPEPGAYAKLTAASAPDMSDVPKWAGDSLQNMASKGLLAASDLEAGDKKDTASIKDAAAIAARFYAFYGNNLKDDFYTSVNQQQLNTLPIPKGQESAGGSASVSANTDKELKDLITELINNKKEYAKGSIEQKIRDLYETCEDRETRDKEGIKPLKKYLDAVDKADSFSELNAAIARAVDELGMYANGLFLSIPTTDLTDSTVKVLQLMTPASELPEEEYDDPDGKAYKKHKDELTEKLTAVGEKKEDAERHAENIMKFEKSLAAHMSEQDDSGEIKEQKYYTPESLDKMMPHAEIGVFLSAIGLRSDVKMLVFDEKQFEEYTKWFKDKNLELFKSLEKIALLEGFSSLLSSDLAGKFGYTGVESGDTAVQSYLPEELGKLYTDRYFNADSKAEIEKMVHMMIDTFKDRVTRLDWMSDETKKEALKKLDSLTVLIGYPDKWEFSNARIRGLEEGGTYFENAAACEAAKHKRQMEELNQPADPRRFALSAFMVNAAANRNTNTLIFPAGILQAPFYDRNASFEQNLGAIGSTIAHEITHIFDDGGAQYDSRGNLNDWWNKKDYSHFKNLCKKAEEFYNGREVVPGAGADGRENLSENIADIGGIACTLEILSKMKDPDYDAFFRSYANQWVKVADYSTLAESTETDTHAPNKLRCNLVLTNFQEFYDTYGISEGDGMYTAPEERIQIW
- the ortB gene encoding 2-amino-4-oxopentanoate thiolase subunit OrtB; this encodes MSNQAVEEITGKNKDILFHSVNINYDEFKTGRLAWDYEKFMDIVGLSMDDIRKIAAEVYVGNTPLVELNNINRLVRSISEPGKGARIFLKDEANNPTGSFKDRRALLPVYEAKRAGYPGVIASTSGNYGAAVASQAARRGLKAIICQEVYDDAGNGQPESLEKGRACEAYGAEVQQYTVGPEVFTYVILKLLDDLGYFSASLYLPFSIAGIETVGVEIMEQTVKLTGRQPDVVLVTHAGGGNFTGAARGLKKAGYTGKTVGISVNLADLDSHDDAVFARKSFSTGHTGYGFPSLYNPESVDVPLNAARPLRYMDEFYTVTQGEVYYATELLNQLEGLQRGPAGNTGLAAAISLAREMPEDQIIVVEESEYTGAGKAHTAQLTFAEDHGVDVRIGTHEEEIPGTNIIIPASPADIKTIPVDLEQMRREYLKVNVKQRGIDDLTPEETAYLAAEMNMDTAGVKKMLEELHISVA
- the ortA gene encoding 2-amino-4-oxopentanoate thiolase subunit OrtA, which codes for MKQTAKKNDWVRIMQIILTPDERLDSLPESTKKVPLKCWINGFLLDDTAEAGDNVTIETLIGRQVSGTLYEAWPQYEHGFGRQQPALIHAGNEVRRLMKEADKNE
- a CDS encoding GntR family transcriptional regulator; its protein translation is MNKSELDKMLAENPFLVLSDVIYQSLYNDIIQLRMPPDSRLNESKIAEELGISRSPVKSALSRLEKDGLVYKRSGKMLAVSWMTKEDGYNLYEARSALEGFAASLAVIRITSKQMEELELLTKQYVAVCNGSNSDLNPNDYAEIDHKFHSLIVTASCNPYILRMYKSLEGYLLHYRYCLFYSLGPEKLQRILFHAGKRHQAIFNAFKMGFTDIVRHEVEEDVHSMLNAFNQWD
- a CDS encoding MATE family efflux transporter, translating into MTKDRAFYRNFFSIFTALVLQNVITLSVNLADNIMLGAYSETALSGVAAVNQIQFVYQQVLMALGDGLVIFCSQYWGRRQTGPMKMISASAMRTALVIAALLFAAVSLRPGQIVGLFTTEQSIIAEGVKYLYIVRFTYIFFAVTVILLATLRSVEVVKIALYLSVMTFFINCSINYVFIYGRFGAPQLGAAGAAVGTLTARIVECTVLITYIVKKEKNLQLTIRGYVQRDPVLSMDYFKVCLPMVAVQGLWGLNTALQTVILGHMSAAALAANSVASTSFLMVKSAAAGASSAASVVIGKTVGLGDLELVKRYAVRLQKIFLVIGAASAVLLYFIRIPVLSLYDLSPAAKDMANTFLIILSVVCAGMSYQMPTNNGIIRGGGNAVFVVKMDLVSIWMIVIPLSLYMAFVVKASPAVVVCCLNADQIFKCVPAYLESHYGNWIKKLTRE
- a CDS encoding M48 family metallopeptidase: MIHEVNGIPVTIEYRKVKNINLYIKPPDGRILVTAPRQISTKRIMEFVNSKAGWIERARGRMLQAEQRQQEERGTGVTQEQLGIMLRNVEKYVDKWEPVMGVHAAGWTLRDMKTRWGSCSVDSGRIRLNRRLALYPEACLEYVIVHELCHLLEPSHNKRFKQLMDSFLPDWKERKKQLGTG
- a CDS encoding MFS transporter, with the translated sequence MKDWKKKSILFLVSQNISLFGSSIVSYAITWYITLETSSGIWMTASILCSLLPQLFISLFAGVWADRYNRKYLIMCADGFIALATLGLVIMFFEGKASLPMLMVVSAIRSVGAGVQTPAVGALLPQIVPMEKLTRINGINQTCSSLLMMVSPAVGGALLGAAGIVWAMMADVITAAMAICVMAFLKVKKPESEGVLSMWHDLKEGISYTTGHPVVSRILIFYGIAFFLITPAAFLSPLLVERIFGSEVWRLSANEIIWTAGSLAGGVYVSWKGSFKNKWLVIAVSYIGFGVTFALLGISPYFWMYLAVMFISGVFMPSLATASTVMLQEEVEEQRLGRVFSVFQIISAAVMPAGMLLFGPMADWIDIRWIMAGSGLLLALTGVFLLKHKS